In Benincasa hispida cultivar B227 chromosome 8, ASM972705v1, whole genome shotgun sequence, the sequence taatctaataataCAATCCTAGAATTAGAAATAAATCAAGTATGGGAAAAGTAAACCAATTATTGAGTGCCATCTTCTTTTCTATagcttttatttctttaaaagtaataaatttCTGTAATTATACTCACttctttaagaaaaagaaatcatCAAAGATAAAAGAGATATCTTTTATGGATAAGGATCATCCCACGATGCTTCATTTTCTCCGCCATAACACAtcataaattattgttttaattgcacctaattttttaaaatatatatagttgaGAATGTGACCGTTCTATCAAGTACTCATCTATCTGTATTTATTTCCAGTCATATCACTTTACTATGTCAATCAAGGAAAATCGACATAGTTAAGTCAAGATACATGATTCCGATGCCATTTGTAAAGACATTCATATATATCCATATTGGTATGATATTGTTCACTTCATACTcagactttattttttaaattacctAAAAAAACTGATATGAACGAAGATGTTGTCTCTCACTTATAGTCATAATCTTCCCATTTCTAAGCCAATGAGCGACTTTAGTTGTACTCCCAACaattcttctttaaaaaaaatgatcatcAACAAAGCCTACACCGACATAGTTAAGTCAGGGTACAGCCTTAATACCACTTGTCAGGGACACTGGAAGTACTGGCATACCTCAAAATAGGTATTGCTATTGTCTATTTTGTGCATATTCTCCTCTGCCTTTACTTTTTAAATCACCCAAAAGGTTCTATCATAGCTTTCCTAGGCATTTTGAGACTTTTggttcccaaaaaaaaaaaaaaaggaatgaatGAATTTATTCATGTGGGTAAATTATACAGTATGGTCCACATGGGTTGGCAACCTCAGCAAGTTCTTTGAGTTGACGAgtgattattataatttagtttACGCAAAGAAAGTTGAATTATAAGAAGGTTATAGTGGTAAATCATCATATGCTTGATTTACTCCAGAAATCCTCTTTAGCATGTAGTAAGCAACCAAGAGAGAGCCAGCCAAAAAGCACATCTTTTTTATGGTGTTTGATAGCCCATTCCCACTCTGGCCAAGCTCCACTACTGAACTCCTATCTTCACTCCTGCAAAATAAACACTCTTTTTCTTTAACTGTGTTCTTCAGGACTTGGCACATCTCTATATCAATCAACTATCAaagtttttcattatttatattttggatCATATGGTGTCAATTTTCTTGTTCAAAGATCTAAACTTCAAATCTTTCTACTGTGCATGTGTGGGAGCTTTGAGTTATAAGACAATGTCAGTTTCAGTTATTAAGGTTAATGGCAAATTATCAATGCTAATCAAGAGTGGATAATTTGCCTTGGTCTTGGCTCCGGCAGAGCGGCAGCCGATCTCCGGGATCGGAGCTCCGTTGTCGGCTGCTGTGGTGTGGCTGTGGCAGTTGGAGCTGGCAAGGATTCTTCGGTAGGGATTGAAATGTTCTTCACCTGTTAAGATTTAGACTGCTTAAAAAAGCTGAAATTCTTAATCTAATTATGTTCAAGATGTAATATCCTATAGATGTTTACCAATTTCCTAAACAAGAGAGAGTAAAGGAATTCAATGTATCTCATCTTGGCTTGTTTTTGGTCCTTTGTTAACTGCCTCCAAAATCCATAAATTGATCCCATGTTCAGAGCCTTCTTTGCATATATGTTCCAAGTGTAGCTGAaaaaccataatcaataagtgaATACCAACATCCTAAATTGATTAGAGATGATGTTTGTGCTTTTATTTACCATTCATATATTCGCTGAAGACCAGCTTCTGACATCTTGTTCCAATATCCAGCATCTGACTTGCATTTCTCAAAGAATGCAACAATCTTTTTGCTTGATTTGTCTCCATTGTTCGGATCGATTTGGAAGCCTGAGACTCCATCGACAATTATCTCGGCTGGGCCTCCTTGGTTTGTTGCAAAAGTAGGCAATCCACAGTTCATTGCCTCGATGACTGTTAGGCCAAAACCCTCATAAAGTGCAGGCTGCACAAAAGCTCCTTTTGTATCAGCAATGCACCGGTATAGCTCTCCATTGCGGTATCGATCAGTTTGAGCTGCTATCCATCTGATTTGTCCCCTGAGTTTATATTTTTCTATCAGGGAATGCATCTTTTTTATCTCAGCAATTTCTTCCCTGTCCTCTGATTTTGATGGATCAAAGAATCCAGCTACCACCACAAGGTTTACTAAACTTCTCAGCTTCCTGTTTTTACCATACCATTCAGTCAACCCAGTTATGTTTTTCACTGTATCAAGCCTTGCCATTGAGAAAATAATTGGCTTCTTCTTATCTGCAAGGTAACCTCTGTACCCGAAATTTACACGATTGGAAGTTAGAAGTGTACTGATGATTTTCTAATAGTGTTCAATGGAAAAGAGATTGAGACTAGGTAACAGTTACATGTGCTCATCATTGTTTTCTCTGCTATAAAGTAGTTCCTCGATATCGGGATGAAAATTAGTAAGTCGCTTCGATTTCTCAGTGAAAGGAAAATAGACAGATTGATCAGCCCCAGGAGCAGCAATGTTGAATTTGGGGTCAAACACATTAATACCTGAGACTACTCTATAAAGTCCAGGCATAGTAAAGGCCTCATGGCTTTCATATTGTCCTGGCCTGTTTTTGCTGTTAGACAAAACTTTTTACTTAGCTACTGAAAGGTTATATATTTCTAGAATGCAAATCCAGCTGAGTTCATTACGATATAGAACTTTCTAACCTTCCTGAAATTTCTTGATAAGTACTTGTTATAATGAAATCAGTTGCATTCATTGAGATCAAATCAGCTGTGAATTGACATGAAAAATGATACTTTGGATCAAGTTCCTTCCATTTAGCATCCGAATCCTCGTACTTTGTTTTCTCCAAAGCGTGTGCTATAATTCCCTGGGAgattcaaaaaaagaaagaaaatcaagaatttaGAAATCTAGAAACCAAAAAAGGAACCAAACATGACAGATTTTTCTCAAGCTTTTATATTTTGTTCCTGGTCTTCTAGTTTGTGAGTTGAGAAAATGAAGTGGACCTGTGTAATTCCAAGTTTCTTAGCCATCAAAGAAGCAACCAAGTTTCCATCAGTGTAGTTGCCAATGACGAGGTCTGGTTTGCAATTCATGACTTCAAGGATCTTACCAGTGGCATCctacaaatacaaagtggagTGAGGAATAAAAGTTAATATAAGATGAATGAACTGGTTGGGCAAAATGAAAGAATTTCTGAGGTCAAATGCCTTGACAAATCTCTCCAAGTATGGATAGACATCAAAACGCGAAACCCATTGGCGAAGGACTCCATTTTGTGTGAAGAATGGGACCCTGAGAATGTGAGAATGCTTTGTGTTTTCTATAGGCTCTAACTCTACATTGCACTTCGTCCCTCGTGCATCGGGTATTAACCTTGTCACCTAAATATGTCaattttaatacatattaaaacATCTGCTGCAGTTGCCAAGAACAAGGACAATGTTGTTGTGAACTTGTGATCTTTGTGCCTATAACAAACATACCACAAGAATCTGAGGCTTTGCTTGCAGGCCTTGCTGCTCAATTCTGTTCAGCAACTCTTCTTCTAAAGCTCTCACTTGATCCAGAATGTAGACAATCTAGTCATTTTTGTAGCAGGTGAGTGATATACAAGTCCTCAGGAAGACAGCATTGTAATGCTGAAATAAACAGTTGATCAAATTCTGACCTGACCGCCGGTGTCGGGCAAACCAAGGACGCCTGCCTGGCCGAAATAGCCGTGAGGCGAAAAGATTACAATATTCAATGTGGTTGGAAGCTTGCTAAACAGTAACTCCAATTTTGCTGGATCTGGTGCTTGGAGGACCTCAGAAAGGATCAACATTGTTTCTCTTACCCTCTCTGAAGTGCTTCCCCATCCTTTCTCAAATCCCCATCCTTTCATCCTTAAGGCATTTAAggataaaaaatacaattagaTAAAATTTTAGAGTAATGGGAAATCAAAACTAGATTCCCTATGGTTTAGGGAAAGAAATAAGAATTCTTGGTTACTTGTGCTTAAATTCTTCATATGGCGTGTCTTTTGGCAGTGAAGATAGATATACTTGGGCTGCAAACAATGCCGATTGAAGCTTGGAAACAGTGTTAAGTTTCTTATTGATCATAAGACTCTGCAAGATTTAAATCCAAATGTTGTCATTCCTTGATTTGAATTGCCAaagttttttcttaaaattttcaactttctGCAATTGAATATTCATATTTTCATACCTGTCCTCGATGGTGAAGAGCCAGCAGATAATCAACAAGTGCCTTGACATTCTGTTTATCCTCACCAAACCTTGAACTGATGAATTTTGAGATCAAGTTGACTCCGTTTCCAATCGATGACGGAAGGCTCAAGCGAGGGGCGCTGAATTCAATGGCTCCAAAATCTATCTCTAGAGCATTTTCATCATTTGCCCTGCAACATCAAACCAATCATTTTGACAACTCTTTCCTTCATCAATCCAAAGATTACTACACAATGAAGTGAACATAAAAGAGCCTTGTCTCAACTTCTGAATATTGGAAAGGGGAAATCAGAACTATTTATAGACTCACCAATTCTCATCAAAGATGGCTTCCTTAAACTTCAAGTACTCTGAAACAGTAAGGTCTCCTACTTCCAAACTTGTAGCATTCACCTTAACAAACTCCCAGAAACCGGGACTCGGCCTCACGGCTAGAGCGACGTTCGGAGGGACAACAGCAGCCTCCTGCATATAAGCCATCAAATTCCATCCTCCTTCAAAGAAGAAACAGTAAAGAAAAAGAGTTTCAATATTACCTGAGTATTACTTAGAATGTAGCCAAGAAAGCCTTCCAAAACATGGCTCTTCTCATGCTTGTCTTCAATTGTTATCTCCACATCTTTCATCAAATCTTGGCATTTCATCAACCTCTTCCCATTCTCAAGAAACCTATTTACTCAGATGGGTTAAATTCATATCTCAAAAAGTCACAAACTTTCCTTTAAGCTCTATGTTGCTTGAGAAACTATGTACCTGGCAAAGCATTTCTTCATTGGGTTATGGGATCTCCTCAATGCATCGTTTAGACTGTCAGAAATTGGTGTGTCTAATCTCATCAAGCTGGCTGCTGCCATGGccattttttccttcaattgtcTTCTACAACAGTTTTCAACTTGATGATAAAGTGATGATTATTGTCTTGCTTTTGTCTTGTGATCTGAGATATATATACCTTAATTGACAGAGTTTGAGAAAATGTTATATGTAATTGAAGAGTGAGAGAGACGAAAAGCTGAAACAGAAACAAGGATAACGATGAAGAGAAGAACATTTCTGAGGTTTGAAATATTGAAAGCAAGAAAGGAATTGTAATTGTGGGAAGTTATTTCAGATTTCCTTTCCATAAAGGCTTTTTAAGAGGTGAAGGTAAAGAACTTCAAGCAAAGCGACTTTCTttgtctttcattttttttagtttcatttGTATTGGTATTAGAGACGCTGgcttttattctttccttctttCAGTTCCACAATTGTAGCAGCCTTAGATTCTTAAGATACAATTGGAAATTTTAGGCTTTTGGAGTTGCCACAAGTCCATGATTGAGAAGCTTCTGCTTTGAAATGTGACAATTCCTTATTGAGTGTTAACCAAGCGTTTACTGGAACTCTGAAATCATtgaaactattttttatttgtcaattcGTGCGTAATTGATTAAAGTCTATTTCCTTGAGAGTTTAGAAGTTCGTATTTTTGCGCCCagctaaaaaaaactatttttacaatgGCTGATTATATTGCAAATTATCTCTATAAAGTCATAGAAATTTcaagatataattaaacatacattcttcacaataatttgttcaaattataatatgATAGATAATCCATCATATAACAGATGGACATAATCGTGTCATGATATAAACAAGTACAAGCATAGAAATATGATTGGACTCGACCTTAAACCTCATAAcgatttaattatcatatactaTAGTCGACTCatcaattacatcatatatataaCCATTAATTACTGAATGTGAAACTATAGAAAAACAGATTGCTTGAATATGAAGAACGGGGATCCACTAGAAAGAGCTAAAAATCAAGAAGCGGAAGAGCAtgtcaaagtcaaactaatTGAATTATACTTTGGTAACTTGAAAAACATTTATcaacaaacttgtttaatttcataaaattcaaaactgAAATTCAGTTTGTCAATTAGATATAAGCTTTAGATAAGTTCCATTCACTTTGGGGTTGATTTGGCAGTAATACAATCTGCTTGAGTTGGATTGCTTCTGTCCATCAATTTCAGCGATAACCTGAATCAATCTCGCTCGctcaaattataaataaacctaatgATTAGCTTGTAAGGCGAGATATAAAAATGCAACCATATGAACCAACCATTTTCCTTATCCAAAGTTCCTGTTGGACTCCTTGAAAAAAGATCTAGCAATGAATAATTTGCATGGGATCAGATTGGGAGTCGGAGAGGGGTACTCAATTTCTATTTCCATTCAATTATGTAGGGCCGACCTAAAAGAGATTGACCAGGTTGAGAATTCAAGGTGACTGTTTAAAAGCATCAAGAGAAATCTTTTATATAGATACAGTGAACCGGCAGACAATTCTACCGCACAAAAGAGAATCAGCAAGGTTAATTAAATTCATAGCCTTGCCCAAAAAAAACATTCAAGAAAtcgttttaaattattttgtaaataagATTTTTCATGAAATAAACCAACTTTAGACTTTCTAAACGAAGTAAACTACTActaggtatatatatatatatttgaaaataaatggcATAATCCTAAAATCTGGCCACAGACATCTACTTTCCTCTTTCTGCCATCAAGGATTAATAAAGCAAACAAAGCAGtagtaaaaatagttttgaaatctGGTGTTTGACATCATAGACTCTCGAATGGACGGCAATGCATGGCACCGAAGGGAGACATGAGCCACCAATGAGAGTTGGAAAcgacacaaaataacaaaagtagGCTGCGGATACTAAGTTATATAGTTAATCACACACAAATGGGAAGTTTTCAGACCTTCATCAAACCAAAGCTCCGGGAACTAAACGAGACACACCTTCAAGACTTGGGGAGTGGAACCTGTGGTAGTAAATAAAAACAAGTCATCAACAATAGAACATAACCCTCTTAACATTCTCTTTCAGAGCTGGCAAAGGTCGAACAGCAGCATTCAACCCCAGTGCCCGTGTACTGCGAGCACCACCAACACCACCACGTCCAGCAGCAGCATCACTGCTAATTGACCCACTGTCAGAGGTTTCTGGTTCCATATAAAAACGAGCTCGGAATGCAGCAAGATGAGCATAGTACGCTGGGGGCACTGCAAAAGGTTATACCAAATTAACAAACTATGAACAAGGAAAATAACATACAAATAATCACTATCAATGGTAGATTAGAGGGTCAGGCAGAACAAAGTCAAATCACGTCAATTGAAAACTTACCAATAGAAACAGAGCGAGTACACCTTGCatacctacaaaaaaaaaattaaattaaaaacaaaaacctatATTTAATTAACCCAATCTcgcaattaaaataataatatagaaCTTGGCTTGTAATTCTTGAGCAATAGTTAAAGCAGAACCATATTAGTGGAAATTATTCAGAATATTACAAAGAACTTGGGAAAGAACAGCTAGCGTATATCAAATTTTTTGCCCCGGAGGGGGGGGAAGGGGAAATAAAACTCACGTATAACAAAGATTATTCGTTAGAGTCTGCAGTCCGTCGGCTGTGAACTTGTTCTCATCCCACAGAACATGGTAATGAGCAGGACGACTTGTACCCTGGTCAAAAAGTATCAAAAGTTATTTAATAATTCTTTATCTTTGCATATATCATTAAACAATAACAAGATATTTCATTATAGATAGTTCTACCTGGATTCCAGCATGACTGCACAGGTAAAAGTCAAATTCCGTAGGGTGACAAATTTTGGAGTCAACAACCGTACCTGACGTTTCCATCAACAGAGTTGGtgataaaattcatttttaacaacaaaaataaagaataaaaaattaactaagaattaaaaaattgagcttcagtaataaaaacaactctTTTGCTAATAGTGGATTTTTCAGTCAGTATGCACCAACTGTCCAGTTAAAAACCTTTAAAATTAGCTAAAACTGTGACACTTTGAAGTTGAAATGAGTTCATATAGTATGccctccaattaattaattccaCATGCAGCATCTATAATCTCCCAACTTCTCCTACTTACAAGTTAATCAAATGTCAAAAATGTAAACCAACTCTATACATGATAAGTTAGCTCTATATTATATTTTACCAGGCAATATGTTCCCACTCTTGTCAACTGCATGGCGATCAGAATGGTTGTTAGCAAACAACCTAGTGTGATGACGCTTCTGTACTACCACGAATGTCACTGGAGGTTGGTAGTTTGGTTCCAAAGAAGCACATGCCTAAAGACGAATGGAATAATTTACAAACATATATCACTCGTTAATTAAATTTCCTAGGAGTATCTCAAAACAGATGGAAGAATTTACCTTTCTAATCGCATCCAGTTCATGCAACAAAACTTGATAGAACTGTCCTTCGCTGACCCCATCCCTGCAAGGCAAAATTTTTAGATAGACATCAAACATacaacatatgaaaataattctttttttgCGACCAAACAATAGATAAGAGATCAAAGAAAATGCCTGTAAAATATAATTCGTTGAGGTTTCTGTCCAGTTGCTCTACGGAAGGAGATGAGAAGTTCCCTGTATCACCGCGGGGACGGAAGAAAATATGGACACAAGTTTACTAAGACAACTTCAACATGCAACCAAAAGGCGAGCACTAAAAACTACTAGGTTTATTAGTCATACTTGATCATTCCACCCGTTACTGTCCCCCTAACAGGATCCTGCCATGTTTTGAAAAGATCTTGAATAAGCTCTTGCCTGTGGGCTTGAGCACTAACCAAACCAGCATATTTTGTAACTTCTGGCCAATCTTGAGAAGCCACAACCTGTTGTCAAAATAATACTAAGGAACTTAATAGTGGCTTAGATCAGacaaaacttataaaataaaaagtggtGTCATTGTTCATACAGCAGCAATGGATGGACTTGAGTCTTCTCCAGGGTGTGGATGAGTTACGTCAGCACCAAATATAATGGTAGGCCGGTCACTAACCAAGGGTATACGCATAGATAACGCATCAACGAGTACAGTATTCCTTCCCCCGACCTTCACATTTATTTTCAAGGCCACATTGGCCAAATACTGTTTACTCATTTTGAAGACATGTTTAGTCAAACAGCACTGGGAAACGAGGCCGAGATCTGTTTCACAGATACGTTTCAAATCACCTGCAAAGAgcataatgaaaaaaataattaaaaagacaTTAAGATGTAAATAACAAAAACAGTATTCCCGTTGACATACCATAAAGAGATCCATTGTTATCTGGCAATACAACAATAAGCAGATCAAGCTCCTTGCCCTGGGGTTGGAGAATGCTCATTGCATCATGGTACCGAGTTTTAAGGGCCTTTTCCACGTGATCAGGACGAGCAAAAATAGGAGGAAGCACTGGTTCTGGATTGAAAGCCTACAATCATCATAGAAAGCTTTAGTGTTAAAACACTTCGATGACTTGATGTAAATCTCACCACTTATAGAtggaaataaattaataaatctaaaAGAACCAACATTATTACCATGCCAGAAATGTAACACATTTGAGCAAGTTCATAACAAAAGCCACGAGTAACACTGTCTTGCACATAGCGAGAGAAATTAATGCACATCCAGTTGTTAACAGTACCACCATTGAACATTTTCTGCATTAATTCATaatcaacaaagaaaaatggTCAGATTCTCGTTTTCATAAATAACTCTGGAAATCATCAATTGTCAAATGACAATCATTCGGCATAATAGTGGAGATGACACATGGACAGGGAAGGGGCATTTCTCTCTCAAACAAACTAGCTTACCTACCATGGACAAGGTATCTGAAAATTTTTATGACGAATGTGACATCTCACTCATAGTagaatacattaaaaaaaattggtcaATAAACTGTAGAGCacataatttaataattaatgttttttattCTCCTCTTATAGCATATCCCAAAACAAGGCAGAGAAACAGGGAACCAAAAATTCCAGACAACATAAAAGATTCAACCACAACACCAGAAAAGATAAACTAGAGAGCGGGAAAAAGAACCCCTCTAAAACTGCAAATTGACCACATTAAATCCAACTACAAGAATTACCTTATTCATCATATTCCACTGTCCAACTTGTGGCAAACAATCTTTTTCTCTGCCGGTGTCATGATATTTTAGCTGCAAAAGAACAAAAAGATCATATATGTAGATTAACATTTTGGAATTCAGACAGAAATCTCGGctttaataataaaagaattagGATACGTTACCCATGGTGCTGGAAGAATACGAGCTTCAACGGAAGCAAGCTTCTCACTTATCTTAATtccaaactcttttgcatatgGATCATTGTGATATGCATTATGACGTACAgtctaaaattaagaaaatgttaagcatATTTAACAATGATCCATCTGAAAGCTGGATAACTAGAACTGAATTAGGCTTTAAAGATAAAGTTCCAAGACCTGCATAATGTCTTCCTCTCTATCTTTTGGCCGTTGGCATGTAACCTTGAGCAGAGCAGTTATTTGTCTTTCATTAAGCCTTTTGGAATACCTCTGGCCTTCAACAATCTTACAAACCTGAatcaaaatcattttcaatGCTAAAACTCATAATACATATTGGGATACACAACATAAATTAGCAATACTAGAATATTCAACCGACAAAATGAAATATAAGTAGAATCATTACTTCCATGGGTAGATAGTTAGGTCTCTGCTGATTCCCTACTTGAAGACAAGGCCACTGGGTATGTTGGATAACAAACCCATATGTTTCATAGAAGTACTCGACCACTGACTTCATAGTACCTCTTTCATCAACCGGGAAACTAATACAAATACAATTAGTATAAGTGATGAAGTTCAATATATACAAACTTAGTCATGCAAGACTTTTCAATTCAAGTTCAAATATTACTTACGTTAGCTCCCGTGTTGCTTGTGATGTCAAACCAGAAATGCGATATTTTCTGCGCATATTCCCACGATGTGTCACTTCAACCTTGACACCTCGAAGAGCCTTCTTTATCTGAAATCACTTAGAAAAATTAAAGCACATCTCCTCCAATAGAAATGGCATTACTATGAAAAGTCATAACATAACAAAACTAGGTAAAAGAACAACTGGAAATAGTCCTAGCCCATGAGCTTGTTGATTAAAATATCATGACCTATGCAGTGAAAAGCATCCAACCTTCACACGGTCAGCATCAGATAATGGTCTGGATGACACATCGCGATTGAGAAGTTGAGTCACAAAATCAATGACAGGCAAGGGCTCTATGAAAGCAGTAGATGACATGTCTGCATCCATCGTGAATGGTCACTTAACCGAAATAACACATGAAGGGCAaaacataaactaaaaaataatttccaTGACTTTCATTATCAAAAACATAAAATGCAATGAACAAAGAGTGGGGCTCAATACCAATATTAAGGGAGAGTCCCATTTGAGTAGGCCGGATACTCTGATAAAAGCCACGCCAACTTTCCAACCCCTCACCCAGTGTCTGACGTCTGCCAAGGTCTGGAGAGTAAAATGATCGGGCCACTGGACAATACCTAGACGATATAACAACAATCTCATTCATTAATCCAACccaacaaaactaaaaaaacataaaacataggTGTACAGTAATATTTATGCCTTGAAGTTGGCAATTCGCGTAATACAATATCCAGAACTTGAAGGGCTTCTTGAGGGGCATCAGCCTGTCTGCCTTGCAAAAAGAGTCCAAGATGGTGCAGATCAGCACGAGCAGCAAATTTGATTACaactttaaattctttttcccGCCTGCaccaagagaaaaaaaaatcatcaagaaaaatg encodes:
- the LOC120084220 gene encoding sucrose synthase 6: MAMAAASLMRLDTPISDSLNDALRRSHNPMKKCFARFLENGKRLMKCQDLMKDVEITIEDKHEKSHVLEGFLGYILSNTQEAAVVPPNVALAVRPSPGFWEFVKVNATSLEVGDLTVSEYLKFKEAIFDENWANDENALEIDFGAIEFSAPRLSLPSSIGNGVNLISKFISSRFGEDKQNVKALVDYLLALHHRGQSLMINKKLNTVSKLQSALFAAQVYLSSLPKDTPYEEFKHKMKGWGFEKGWGSTSERVRETMLILSEVLQAPDPAKLELLFSKLPTTLNIVIFSPHGYFGQAGVLGLPDTGGQIVYILDQVRALEEELLNRIEQQGLQAKPQILVVTRLIPDARGTKCNVELEPIENTKHSHILRVPFFTQNGVLRQWVSRFDVYPYLERFVKDATGKILEVMNCKPDLVIGNYTDGNLVASLMAKKLGITQGIIAHALEKTKYEDSDAKWKELDPKYHFSCQFTADLISMNATDFIITSTYQEISGSKNRPGQYESHEAFTMPGLYRVVSGINVFDPKFNIAAPGADQSVYFPFTEKSKRLTNFHPDIEELLYSRENNDEHIGYLADKKKPIIFSMARLDTVKNITGLTEWYGKNRKLRSLVNLVVVAGFFDPSKSEDREEIAEIKKMHSLIEKYKLRGQIRWIAAQTDRYRNGELYRCIADTKGAFVQPALYEGFGLTVIEAMNCGLPTFATNQGGPAEIIVDGVSGFQIDPNNGDKSSKKIVAFFEKCKSDAGYWNKMSEAGLQRIYECYTWNIYAKKALNMGSIYGFWRQLTKDQKQAKMRYIEFLYSLLFRKLVKNISIPTEESLPAPTATATPQQPTTELRSRRSAAALPEPRPRSEDRSSVVELGQSGNGLSNTIKKMCFLAGSLLVAYYMLKRISGVNQAYDDLPL
- the LOC120084219 gene encoding protein argonaute 1, with protein sequence MGRKKRTDAGGESSEYQDSGGRGSQRSGERRDGQQQHGGSGYQGGRGWGSQGGRGGQGGGGRGRGISQHQHYGGPPEYQGRGRGGRSNYGSGNRGGMGGGGIGGGPSSGGPSRPPVPELHQATPEYQGGMTQPVSSVASSSSHPSDTSTIDQQFQQISIQQESSQSQAIQPAPSSKSMRFPLRPGKGSSGIRCIVKANHFFAELPDKDLHQYDVTITPEVTSRVYNRAVMEQLVKLYRVSHLGDRLPAYDGRKSLYTAGPLPFISNEFRITLFDEEDGSGGQRREKEFKVVIKFAARADLHHLGLFLQGRQADAPQEALQVLDIVLRELPTSRYCPVARSFYSPDLGRRQTLGEGLESWRGFYQSIRPTQMGLSLNIDMSSTAFIEPLPVIDFVTQLLNRDVSSRPLSDADRVKIKKALRGVKVEVTHRGNMRRKYRISGLTSQATRELTFPVDERGTMKSVVEYFYETYGFVIQHTQWPCLQVGNQQRPNYLPMEVCKIVEGQRYSKRLNERQITALLKVTCQRPKDREEDIMQTVRHNAYHNDPYAKEFGIKISEKLASVEARILPAPWLKYHDTGREKDCLPQVGQWNMMNKKMFNGGTVNNWMCINFSRYVQDSVTRGFCYELAQMCYISGMAFNPEPVLPPIFARPDHVEKALKTRYHDAMSILQPQGKELDLLIVVLPDNNGSLYGDLKRICETDLGLVSQCCLTKHVFKMSKQYLANVALKINVKVGGRNTVLVDALSMRIPLVSDRPTIIFGADVTHPHPGEDSSPSIAAVVASQDWPEVTKYAGLVSAQAHRQELIQDLFKTWQDPVRGTVTGGMIKELLISFRRATGQKPQRIIFYRDGVSEGQFYQVLLHELDAIRKACASLEPNYQPPVTFVVVQKRHHTRLFANNHSDRHAVDKSGNILPGTVVDSKICHPTEFDFYLCSHAGIQGTSRPAHYHVLWDENKFTADGLQTLTNNLCYTYARCTRSVSIVPPAYYAHLAAFRARFYMEPETSDSGSISSDAAAGRGGVGGARSTRALGLNAAVRPLPALKENVKRVMFYC